The Populus trichocarpa isolate Nisqually-1 chromosome 2, P.trichocarpa_v4.1, whole genome shotgun sequence genome has a window encoding:
- the LOC7478846 gene encoding uncharacterized protein LOC7478846 produces MSITANLTFFFVLLSSLAISSFTDNLPTTYDVLSGYNFPIGILPKGATGYDLDKATGRFRAYLNGSCSFSLEGSYQLKYKSTVSGYISENRLTDLSGVSVKILFFWLDIVEVVRKGDELEFSVGITSASFAIDNFYECPQCGCGFNCNNVEQATKLRSGSGPFVSSF; encoded by the coding sequence atGTCTATCACCGCCAATTTGACCTTCTTCTTCGTACTCCTATCATCGCTCGCCATCTCATCCTTCACCGACAATCTCCCAACTACTTACGATGTCCTCTCCGGATACAACTTCCCGATCGGTATTCTTCCGAAAGGAGCCACAGGCTACGATCTGGACAAAGCCACTGGCAGATTTCGCGCCTATCTGAACGGTTCGTGCAGTTTCTCTCTGGAAGGTTCGTATCAGCTTAAGTACAAGTCCACAGTCAGTGGTTACATAAGCGAGAACAGGCTGACGGATTTGAGCGGAGTAAGtgtgaagattttgtttttttggttagaTATTGTTGAGGTTGTTAGAAAAGGAGATGAGCTTGAATTTTCTGTCGGAATTACTTCTGCCAGTTTTGCAATTGATAATTTCTACGAGTGTCCACAGTGTGGGTGTGGGTTTAATTGCAACAATGTTGAGCAAGCAACCAAGCTTAGATCCGGCTCCGGCCCTTTTGTTTCCTCTTTTTAG